In Acidovorax sp. GBBC 1281, a single window of DNA contains:
- a CDS encoding alpha-hydroxy acid oxidase, whose amino-acid sequence MTPALPFTAPPPPPDRIPPGVHGALDYALLAPKHMDAAHHAYVAGGSGLGVSAQANRRAFDGWAVLPRLLRDVRHGHVRAVVGGEAWEHPLALAPVAFQALAHPHGEIATARAAEATGTCLVASTLSSRTLESIAQASGPARWFQLYFQPRREDTLQLVRRAEAAGYRAIVVTLDAALQTAGRQALAAGFRMPPTCVAENLRDQPPMEPPAPQPGQGRVFHAMHFAPTWADLDWLMAQTHLPVWVKGVLHPDDATALQARGVAGIVVSNHGGRGLDGAPASLQMLPAVRAAVGPGWPVLFDGGIRSGTDVFKALALGADAVLIGRLQVYALAVAGALGVAHLLRLLVEELQACMALAGCATLADIGPGALVAQPPAFPSLSEETPC is encoded by the coding sequence ATGACCCCAGCCCTTCCCTTCACCGCACCGCCTCCGCCGCCGGACCGCATTCCGCCCGGCGTGCACGGCGCGCTCGACTACGCCCTGCTCGCGCCCAAGCACATGGATGCCGCGCACCATGCCTACGTGGCGGGTGGCAGCGGCCTGGGCGTGTCGGCACAGGCCAACCGGCGCGCCTTCGACGGCTGGGCCGTGCTGCCCCGGCTGCTGCGCGACGTGCGCCACGGCCATGTGCGGGCGGTGGTGGGCGGCGAGGCCTGGGAGCACCCGCTGGCCCTGGCGCCGGTGGCATTCCAGGCCCTGGCGCACCCGCACGGCGAGATCGCCACCGCGCGCGCGGCCGAGGCCACCGGCACCTGCCTGGTCGCCAGCACCCTGTCGTCCCGCACGCTCGAATCGATCGCGCAGGCCAGCGGCCCGGCGCGCTGGTTCCAGCTGTACTTCCAGCCGCGGCGGGAGGACACGCTGCAGCTGGTTCGCCGCGCCGAGGCGGCCGGCTACCGCGCGATCGTCGTCACACTGGACGCGGCCCTGCAGACTGCCGGCCGCCAGGCACTGGCGGCGGGCTTTCGCATGCCGCCGACCTGCGTGGCCGAGAACTTGCGCGACCAGCCCCCGATGGAGCCGCCCGCCCCGCAGCCGGGCCAGGGCCGGGTCTTCCATGCCATGCACTTCGCGCCCACCTGGGCCGACCTGGACTGGCTGATGGCGCAGACGCACCTGCCCGTCTGGGTCAAGGGCGTGCTGCACCCCGACGACGCCACCGCCTTGCAGGCCCGGGGCGTAGCGGGCATCGTCGTCTCCAACCACGGTGGGCGCGGGCTGGACGGCGCCCCCGCCAGCCTGCAGATGCTGCCCGCCGTGCGGGCGGCGGTGGGCCCCGGCTGGCCCGTGCTGTTCGATGGCGGCATCCGGAGCGGCACCGACGTGTTCAAGGCCCTGGCGCTCGGCGCCGATGCCGTGCTGATCGGCCGGCTGCAGGTCTATGCGCTGGCCGTGGCCGGCGCGCTGGGCGTGGCCCACCTGCTGCGCCTGCTGGTCGAAGAACTGCAGGCCTGCATGGCGCTGGCCGGCTGCGCCACGCTGGCCGACATCGGCCCGGGCGCGCTCGTGGCCCAGCCGCCGGCCTTTCCCTCCCTGTCCGAAGAAACGCCATGCTGA